The Streptomyces sp. NBC_01197 genome window below encodes:
- a CDS encoding acetate--CoA ligase family protein, whose product MTGLDAFRDPASIAVVGASATPTKWGYWLARGALTGIARRTVHLVNARGGAVLGQRTARSLRELPGAPELVAFAVPGPALGAAVDEALALGARGLLAITAGVEDERVLAARVRGAGARLIGPNCLGIYDASAELYLVWGQFRPGSLAIVSQSGQLGLELAGLAADAGLGISRFVSVGSQADVTAHEVLTDLAGHDATRVVALYLESFGDGHALIAALTALRRAGKPVLLLTVGASDAGRQAARSHTGAMTTATDIVDAACETAGAVRAETPARLIAAAQLLVRAPRPTGRRVVVVTDSGGQGALAADLASRAGLLVEPLPQPTRHAVATGLPPQAATANPVDLAGGGEQDLRAYGRVVDLVAASGGADAVLMSGYFGSYGRDIPAQQELETEVALELARSAIRHGLPVLVHSMARSTTTTEALRAAGVPTYEDIETAVGALGTAARLAERGARERVGPEDVAGDERTPHAGEADTPPVADVRTPPAAEVRTPRAAGTGVRTSAAPPTAFGYLSARALLAGAGVAFPPAVPVTDLDELRGAADRLTAPYVLKADWLEHKSEHGGVAVGLGDATALEAAYMEMSLRLGPGRYVVEELDRRPHVVEMVVATRRDPSFGPVVVVGAGGTETELRRDSALALAPCTHQDALTLIARLRCAPLLDGWRGRPPADIGALADTVVRLSRLAAARPDLPEIELNPVRVAPDGLLAVDALITLTGAAPAGRHLHR is encoded by the coding sequence GTGACCGGCCTTGACGCCTTCCGTGACCCGGCGTCCATCGCCGTGGTCGGTGCCAGCGCTACGCCTACGAAGTGGGGTTACTGGCTCGCCAGGGGCGCCCTGACCGGAATCGCGCGGCGCACCGTCCACCTGGTGAACGCCCGGGGAGGGGCCGTACTCGGACAGCGAACGGCGCGTTCGCTGCGAGAACTGCCCGGCGCCCCCGAACTCGTCGCCTTCGCCGTGCCGGGCCCCGCACTCGGCGCCGCCGTGGACGAGGCACTGGCGCTGGGCGCACGCGGCCTGCTGGCCATCACCGCCGGAGTCGAGGACGAGCGCGTGCTCGCCGCCCGTGTCCGCGGGGCCGGCGCCCGGCTGATCGGCCCCAACTGCCTCGGCATCTATGACGCATCCGCTGAACTCTATCTGGTCTGGGGGCAGTTCAGGCCCGGCTCGCTCGCGATCGTCTCGCAGAGCGGCCAGCTCGGACTGGAACTCGCCGGCCTTGCCGCCGACGCCGGTCTTGGGATCTCCCGGTTCGTCTCCGTGGGCAGTCAGGCGGACGTAACGGCCCACGAAGTCCTCACCGACCTCGCCGGCCACGACGCCACCCGCGTCGTCGCCCTCTACCTGGAGAGTTTCGGCGACGGACACGCGCTGATCGCCGCCCTCACCGCACTGCGCCGGGCCGGAAAACCCGTACTGCTGCTGACCGTCGGCGCCAGCGACGCCGGTCGGCAGGCCGCCCGGTCGCACACCGGGGCGATGACCACCGCCACGGACATCGTGGACGCCGCGTGCGAGACAGCCGGCGCGGTACGGGCCGAGACGCCCGCGCGTCTGATCGCCGCAGCGCAGCTCCTCGTCCGGGCGCCGCGCCCCACCGGGCGGCGCGTCGTCGTCGTGACCGACAGCGGCGGACAGGGCGCACTCGCCGCCGACCTGGCCTCGCGCGCCGGACTGCTGGTGGAGCCACTGCCACAGCCGACCCGGCACGCGGTCGCGACCGGCCTTCCACCGCAGGCCGCCACCGCCAACCCGGTCGACCTGGCCGGCGGCGGCGAACAGGACCTGCGTGCGTACGGAAGGGTCGTGGACCTGGTGGCTGCTTCGGGCGGCGCTGACGCCGTCCTGATGAGCGGATACTTCGGCAGTTACGGCCGCGACATCCCGGCCCAGCAGGAACTCGAGACCGAAGTAGCCCTGGAGCTGGCCCGCTCGGCCATCCGGCACGGACTGCCGGTGCTGGTGCACTCGATGGCCCGGTCCACCACGACCACCGAGGCTCTGCGCGCGGCGGGTGTGCCCACCTACGAGGACATCGAGACTGCCGTCGGCGCACTGGGCACGGCAGCCCGCCTCGCCGAACGAGGCGCGCGGGAGCGGGTGGGGCCGGAGGATGTGGCGGGCGATGAACGGACACCCCATGCGGGGGAAGCAGACACCCCTCCTGTCGCGGATGTACGGACACCTCCCGCAGCGGAAGTGCGTACACCCCGGGCCGCGGGCACGGGTGTGCGTACCTCCGCCGCCCCGCCGACCGCCTTCGGATACCTCTCCGCCCGTGCTCTGCTCGCCGGTGCCGGCGTCGCGTTCCCGCCCGCCGTCCCGGTCACCGACCTGGACGAACTCAGAGGTGCGGCGGACCGGTTGACGGCCCCGTACGTCCTCAAAGCGGACTGGCTGGAGCACAAGAGCGAGCACGGCGGTGTGGCGGTCGGCCTGGGCGACGCCACCGCACTGGAGGCCGCCTACATGGAGATGTCCCTGCGCCTCGGCCCAGGCCGGTACGTCGTCGAAGAACTGGACCGCCGCCCGCACGTTGTCGAAATGGTGGTCGCCACCCGCCGCGACCCGTCCTTCGGACCGGTGGTCGTGGTCGGTGCGGGCGGCACCGAAACGGAACTCCGGCGCGACAGCGCCCTGGCTCTCGCACCGTGCACCCACCAGGACGCGCTCACCCTGATCGCGCGGCTGCGCTGCGCTCCGCTGCTGGACGGCTGGCGTGGACGCCCTCCGGCCGACATCGGGGCGCTCGCCGACACGGTCGTCCGGCTCTCCCGGCTGGCCGCCGCGCGGCCCGACCTGCCGGAGATCGAGCTCAACCCCGTCCGCGTCGCCCCGGACGGCCTCCTGGCCGTCGACGCACTGATCACCCTCACCGGTGCCGCCCCTGCCGGGCGCCATCTCCACCGGTGA
- a CDS encoding flavin monoamine oxidase family protein, with translation MRSQTEPEQTEPTPAPTSAPPAPAHRAPDERVPTDPAGARPVMTDVVVVGAGYAGLSAALRLCEQGLDVVVLEASSRVGGRVLSEERPSGAVVDHGGQWAGPTQKHLLALAERFGCRTFPTWESGQHIEVWHDGSRVGYAGAAPASGPGIAEYHRITALLDDLALTVDPEQPWLTPHFTEWDGLSAESFFREQTADPDALVRLGLAVQGVWCAEPREISLFHVLFYIRSAGSYEQLMETRDCAQDRRFARGAAGPARAVAELLGDRVRLGERVCGLEQQGAGVRVRTAAGTVVRARRAVVALPPPAARSIVFSPALPEPRSGWIAHTPMGRVAKVHAVYPEPFWRADGLSGIATLYGPLPVGVVFDNSPEDGSTGVLVAFVYGDRAGSWAGLDREQRRTAVLGSLRAVVGERAERPVDYTETLWEDDEFARGGYAAYVAPGGWSGYGEHGWREPTGAVHWAGTETATVWNGYIDGAIASGYRAADEIAEALTAPTAVLAHKHG, from the coding sequence ATGAGGTCACAGACCGAACCCGAGCAGACCGAGCCCACACCGGCCCCCACGTCGGCTCCGCCCGCCCCGGCGCACCGCGCACCGGACGAACGCGTGCCGACCGACCCGGCCGGAGCCCGGCCCGTCATGACGGACGTTGTCGTCGTCGGCGCCGGCTACGCGGGGCTCAGCGCCGCGCTCCGGCTGTGCGAACAGGGCCTCGATGTCGTCGTACTGGAGGCATCCTCCCGCGTCGGCGGCCGGGTGCTGAGCGAGGAGCGCCCATCGGGCGCAGTGGTGGACCACGGCGGCCAGTGGGCGGGCCCGACGCAGAAGCACCTGCTGGCGCTGGCCGAACGCTTCGGCTGCCGGACCTTCCCCACCTGGGAGTCCGGACAGCACATCGAGGTCTGGCACGACGGGTCACGCGTCGGATACGCGGGGGCCGCACCGGCCTCCGGCCCCGGAATCGCCGAGTACCACCGGATCACCGCGCTGCTGGACGACCTGGCACTGACCGTCGACCCCGAACAGCCCTGGCTGACACCGCACTTCACGGAGTGGGACGGTCTGAGCGCAGAGTCGTTCTTCCGCGAGCAGACCGCCGACCCGGATGCCCTGGTCCGCCTGGGCCTCGCCGTACAGGGCGTGTGGTGTGCCGAACCGCGCGAGATCTCACTGTTCCACGTGCTGTTCTACATACGGTCCGCGGGAAGTTACGAGCAGCTCATGGAGACCCGGGACTGTGCCCAGGACCGGCGGTTCGCCAGGGGCGCGGCCGGCCCCGCGCGTGCCGTCGCCGAGCTGCTCGGCGACCGGGTCCGGCTGGGCGAGCGGGTGTGCGGCCTGGAGCAGCAGGGGGCCGGGGTCCGGGTGCGCACCGCTGCCGGTACGGTCGTACGGGCCCGCCGCGCGGTCGTGGCCCTGCCACCGCCGGCGGCCCGCTCCATCGTGTTCAGCCCCGCACTGCCGGAGCCCCGCTCAGGCTGGATCGCGCACACTCCCATGGGGCGGGTGGCCAAGGTCCATGCCGTGTACCCCGAACCGTTCTGGCGGGCGGACGGTCTGTCCGGCATCGCGACGCTCTACGGTCCGCTGCCGGTCGGTGTCGTCTTCGACAACTCCCCCGAGGACGGGTCGACGGGCGTCCTCGTGGCCTTCGTCTACGGAGACCGGGCCGGCTCCTGGGCCGGACTGGACCGGGAGCAGCGCCGCACGGCCGTACTCGGCAGTCTCCGCGCCGTCGTGGGAGAGCGTGCGGAACGGCCGGTCGACTACACCGAAACCCTGTGGGAGGACGACGAGTTCGCCCGGGGCGGCTACGCGGCCTATGTGGCCCCCGGCGGCTGGAGCGGTTACGGAGAGCACGGCTGGCGGGAGCCGACCGGTGCGGTGCACTGGGCCGGAACCGAGACCGCGACGGTCTGGAACGGCTACATCGACGGTGCCATCGCGTCCGGCTACCGCGCCGCCGACGAGATCGCCGAGGCCCTCACCGCTCCCACCGCCGTCCTTGCGCACAAGCACGGCTGA
- a CDS encoding SDR family oxidoreductase, producing the protein MSTSPANTPATKNPPAELAGRVAVVTGGGSGIGRAIALRYAAAGGTVAVLGRHPEALEETARLARESGGTVETASVDVRDADALTAAIDAVAARHGRLDALVNNAAGNFVVPAEDLSPNGWRAVVDIVLNGTFFATRAAAQHMLGAGDGAIVNVIASYAWHGHPGTVHSAAAKGGVLAMTRTLAAEWGARGVRVNCIAPGPTETEGAGAALWPTPEVRARVLDSVPAGRFTTPEEVAEAALFLLEERSRYITGTTMVIDGGQWLGRQVYG; encoded by the coding sequence GTGAGTACTTCCCCCGCCAACACTCCCGCCACGAAGAATCCCCCCGCTGAACTCGCGGGCCGGGTCGCCGTCGTCACCGGCGGCGGTTCCGGAATCGGCCGTGCGATCGCTCTGCGCTATGCCGCAGCAGGCGGAACCGTCGCGGTGCTCGGCCGTCACCCCGAGGCACTGGAGGAGACCGCGCGCCTCGCGCGGGAGTCCGGCGGCACAGTGGAAACGGCCTCCGTCGATGTCCGCGACGCCGACGCGCTGACGGCCGCGATCGACGCGGTCGCCGCGCGGCACGGGCGCCTGGACGCCCTGGTCAACAACGCCGCCGGCAACTTCGTCGTGCCCGCCGAAGACCTGTCCCCGAACGGCTGGCGCGCGGTCGTCGACATCGTCCTCAACGGTACGTTCTTCGCCACCCGGGCTGCCGCGCAGCACATGCTCGGTGCGGGGGACGGGGCGATCGTCAACGTGATCGCCAGCTACGCCTGGCACGGCCACCCCGGCACCGTCCACAGCGCGGCGGCCAAGGGCGGGGTACTGGCGATGACCCGTACCCTCGCCGCCGAGTGGGGGGCGCGCGGGGTGCGGGTCAACTGCATCGCTCCCGGCCCGACGGAGACCGAAGGTGCCGGCGCCGCGCTGTGGCCCACGCCGGAGGTCCGTGCGCGGGTGCTGGACAGTGTGCCGGCCGGGCGCTTCACCACCCCGGAGGAGGTCGCGGAGGCCGCCCTCTTCCTGCTGGAGGAACGCTCGCGCTACATCACCGGTACGACGATGGTGATCGACGGCGGCCAGTGGCTGGGCCGCCAGGTCTACGGCTGA
- a CDS encoding mycothiol transferase: MERQRATLAWKCGGLDAAGMWATVGVSSVTLGGLLKHMANVEDTHVARLLLAQPAGAPWGAVDWDAEPDWEWKSAAQDNPGELLALWKGAAARSRFLVADALTRGGPEQLGRFTTSAGDSPNLRRILLDLIEEYARHIGHADLIRESVDGLVGE; encoded by the coding sequence CTGGAGCGCCAGCGCGCGACGCTGGCGTGGAAGTGCGGCGGCCTGGACGCGGCAGGCATGTGGGCCACGGTCGGTGTCTCCTCCGTGACGCTGGGCGGACTCCTCAAGCACATGGCCAACGTCGAGGACACCCATGTCGCCCGGCTCCTGCTCGCGCAGCCGGCGGGGGCGCCGTGGGGTGCGGTGGACTGGGACGCCGAGCCCGACTGGGAGTGGAAGTCGGCCGCCCAGGACAACCCAGGCGAACTGCTGGCCCTCTGGAAGGGCGCCGCTGCCCGCTCGCGCTTCCTGGTGGCCGATGCGCTCACCCGCGGCGGTCCGGAACAGCTCGGCCGCTTCACCACCTCCGCGGGCGATTCACCCAACCTGCGGCGGATCCTGCTGGACCTGATCGAGGAGTACGCCCGCCACATCGGCCATGCCGACCTCATCAGGGAATCGGTGGACGGCCTCGTGGGGGAGTGA
- a CDS encoding APC family permease: protein MATTEQSEPTGSAEAQSKGLRPGALSMVTSLILATASAAPAYSLAATLAFVVAAVGFQAPAVVVLAFVPILFVSFGYAALNRSDPDCGTIFTWASRSLGPRTGFMGGWAIIASFVLVMGSLAQVAGQYVFLLFGAQGIGEDPSSPWVLAVGLGWIALMTAVCYRGIEVAAAVQRALLFLEFAMLVIFSIVALVRVYTGHAGAGARHPRLSWLDPFAISSPSAFASGLVLMLFIYWGWETALTVNEETADRRRTPGRAATLSTLLLLALYLGATYATVSFAGIGTTGSGLANPDHSGDVFSALGGAVFGTTGFGSVMWHLMVLMVLSSAAASTETTVLTLGRTMLAMARHRALPGSLGTVHPRFSVPKAGTVATGVAGGVVYLVMNFLAHGHVIGDAVSSCGLMIALYYGLTGITSAWAHRRAVRRSAGELWLRGVLPAIGGLTLVAAGVWSLRNDWNPDSGVTSWTLPFAPHWHIGGVFLIGVGALAVGLVVMLVQQRRAPSFFATKLSAPTSTDAMDEPAPAAAGRS, encoded by the coding sequence ATGGCAACCACCGAACAGTCCGAGCCGACCGGCTCGGCCGAAGCCCAGTCCAAGGGGCTGCGGCCCGGGGCGCTGTCCATGGTCACCAGCCTGATTCTGGCGACGGCATCGGCCGCCCCCGCCTACAGCCTCGCCGCCACACTCGCCTTCGTCGTCGCAGCCGTCGGCTTCCAGGCGCCGGCGGTCGTGGTGCTGGCCTTCGTCCCGATCCTGTTCGTGTCCTTCGGCTACGCGGCGCTCAACCGCTCCGACCCCGACTGCGGAACGATCTTCACCTGGGCCAGCCGCTCGCTGGGCCCGCGCACCGGCTTCATGGGCGGCTGGGCGATCATCGCCTCGTTCGTCCTGGTCATGGGCAGCCTCGCGCAGGTGGCAGGCCAGTACGTGTTCCTGCTGTTCGGCGCGCAGGGCATCGGCGAGGACCCGTCGAGCCCCTGGGTGCTGGCCGTCGGTCTGGGCTGGATCGCCCTGATGACCGCTGTCTGCTATCGGGGCATCGAGGTCGCGGCCGCCGTCCAGCGAGCGCTGCTCTTCCTGGAGTTCGCCATGCTGGTGATCTTCTCCATCGTCGCGCTCGTCCGTGTCTACACAGGCCACGCGGGCGCGGGTGCCCGGCATCCGCGGCTGTCGTGGCTCGACCCGTTCGCGATCTCCTCACCGAGCGCCTTCGCCAGCGGCCTGGTGCTGATGCTGTTCATCTACTGGGGCTGGGAGACCGCCCTGACGGTCAATGAGGAGACGGCCGACCGCCGTCGGACGCCGGGCCGGGCCGCCACACTGTCGACGCTGTTGCTGCTGGCGCTCTACCTCGGCGCCACGTACGCGACCGTCTCGTTCGCCGGTATCGGCACGACCGGCAGCGGCCTGGCCAATCCTGACCACTCGGGCGACGTCTTCTCCGCCCTGGGGGGTGCCGTGTTCGGCACCACCGGTTTCGGCTCGGTGATGTGGCACCTCATGGTCCTGATGGTGCTGTCCTCCGCTGCCGCGTCGACCGAGACGACCGTACTCACCCTCGGGCGCACCATGCTGGCCATGGCGAGGCACCGGGCGCTGCCCGGTTCCCTCGGCACCGTGCACCCCCGCTTCTCCGTGCCGAAGGCCGGGACGGTCGCCACCGGTGTGGCCGGCGGAGTGGTCTACCTGGTGATGAACTTCCTGGCCCACGGGCATGTGATCGGTGACGCCGTCTCCTCCTGCGGACTGATGATCGCCCTCTACTACGGCCTCACCGGGATCACCTCGGCCTGGGCCCACCGCCGTGCGGTCCGCCGGAGCGCCGGCGAACTGTGGCTGCGGGGGGTCCTGCCTGCCATCGGCGGGCTGACCCTCGTGGCAGCCGGGGTCTGGAGTCTGCGCAACGACTGGAACCCGGACTCCGGCGTTACCTCCTGGACGCTTCCCTTCGCGCCGCACTGGCACATTGGCGGTGTCTTCCTCATCGGTGTCGGCGCACTGGCCGTGGGCCTCGTGGTGATGCTCGTCCAGCAGCGCCGCGCGCCGTCCTTCTTCGCCACCAAGCTGTCGGCTCCCACGTCGACGGACGCCATGGACGAGCCCGCGCCCGCTGCCGCCGGCCGCAGCTGA
- a CDS encoding acyl-CoA dehydrogenase family protein: MPFEIRDVLELSTEQRQILQLSREFAAKEIRPRAREVDDAQTESPLDLWAKAAGIGLASFMIPAQYGGGGITDMLTQVLVQEELCHGDIAIGNLLTSSGFFADPILELGTDEQKQRWLSPLCGDAPPLTALAVTEPGHGSDAAGIRARAVRTGTGADGHYVLNGQKAWISNAPYAQRFVVFATVDPSLGAKGVTAFVVERDTPGLTVGKPMRKMGQRAIVNAEVFLADVRVPVADRLGDEGQGFFGLMRTFDASRILIAASCAGLCRAALDYATGYARDRVQFGVPIIEHQAVAFRLADMAVRTDAAHLFAVRAARLFDRGERVTSEAAMAKLVGSENAMANTWSAVQTLGGWGYSQEYLVEKWMRDAKLEEIEEGTSDIQRLVVSRSLAKADGPGQRADR, translated from the coding sequence ATGCCTTTCGAGATCCGCGACGTCCTCGAACTCAGCACCGAGCAGCGGCAGATCCTCCAGCTCAGCCGCGAATTCGCGGCGAAGGAGATCCGGCCCCGGGCCCGCGAGGTCGACGACGCCCAGACCGAGTCGCCGCTCGACCTGTGGGCCAAGGCGGCCGGGATCGGCCTGGCTTCCTTCATGATTCCCGCGCAGTACGGCGGTGGCGGCATCACCGACATGCTCACCCAGGTGCTGGTGCAGGAGGAGCTGTGCCACGGCGACATCGCGATCGGCAACCTGCTGACCTCCTCCGGGTTCTTCGCCGACCCCATCCTGGAGCTGGGCACCGACGAGCAGAAGCAGCGCTGGCTGAGCCCGCTGTGCGGCGACGCTCCGCCGCTGACGGCGCTGGCGGTCACCGAACCGGGCCACGGCTCCGACGCCGCCGGTATCCGTGCCCGCGCGGTGCGCACGGGCACCGGGGCGGACGGACACTATGTGCTCAACGGGCAGAAGGCGTGGATCTCCAACGCCCCGTACGCCCAGCGCTTCGTCGTCTTCGCCACCGTCGATCCCTCGCTGGGCGCCAAGGGCGTGACCGCGTTCGTGGTAGAACGGGATACCCCCGGCCTGACCGTCGGTAAGCCGATGCGCAAGATGGGCCAGCGGGCGATCGTCAATGCCGAGGTGTTCCTGGCGGACGTACGGGTCCCGGTCGCGGACCGGCTGGGCGACGAGGGACAGGGTTTCTTCGGCCTGATGCGGACCTTCGACGCCTCCCGCATCCTCATCGCCGCCTCCTGCGCGGGGCTGTGCAGGGCCGCCCTCGACTACGCCACCGGCTACGCCCGTGACCGGGTGCAGTTCGGCGTACCGATCATCGAGCACCAGGCGGTGGCCTTCCGGCTCGCCGACATGGCCGTACGTACCGACGCGGCGCATCTCTTCGCGGTCAGGGCGGCCCGCCTGTTCGACCGGGGCGAGCGGGTCACCTCCGAGGCCGCCATGGCGAAACTGGTCGGTTCGGAGAACGCCATGGCCAACACCTGGTCCGCGGTGCAGACCCTGGGCGGCTGGGGCTACTCGCAGGAGTACCTCGTCGAGAAGTGGATGCGCGACGCCAAGCTCGAAGAGATCGAGGAAGGCACATCCGACATCCAGCGGCTGGTCGTCTCCCGCTCGCTGGCGAAGGCGGACGGACCGGGACAGCGGGCGGACCGGTGA
- a CDS encoding TetR/AcrR family transcriptional regulator — MAKETQTTANPSGSGGQEPDRPPETAADRARRVVLAADVSQREFAGLIGMDPTALSKALRGTRRLQDHELAAIARVGKVPVRYLVTGSGREPVALARAAAGGARRRAESLDADVRRVQILEATARLIARRGIHAVRVADIARECGTSTGTVHYHFPAKNGALRAALSYCADRLHARLRSEFEQVGDPVEMLRRLVEVQLPSSREDIDEWSVWIQSWTAAMLEPSLRDAQRAAYSRWRETVLSLIRHCQREGLAPDADPEALTSRFTSLVDGLAIQMLSGSAEMPVERMRELLLDAFEPHITLRHFG, encoded by the coding sequence ATGGCGAAGGAGACTCAGACAACCGCGAATCCGTCCGGCTCAGGGGGTCAGGAACCTGACCGGCCCCCGGAGACCGCGGCCGACCGGGCGCGCCGGGTGGTACTCGCCGCCGACGTCAGCCAGCGCGAGTTCGCCGGCCTCATCGGGATGGACCCCACAGCGCTGTCGAAGGCGCTGCGCGGCACCCGCAGGCTCCAGGACCACGAACTCGCCGCCATCGCCCGCGTCGGCAAGGTGCCGGTGCGGTATCTGGTGACGGGCAGCGGCCGCGAACCGGTGGCCCTGGCGCGTGCCGCCGCGGGGGGCGCACGGCGGCGGGCCGAGTCCCTGGACGCCGATGTGCGCCGGGTCCAGATCCTCGAAGCCACCGCGCGGCTGATCGCCCGCCGGGGCATCCACGCCGTCCGGGTCGCCGACATCGCCCGGGAGTGCGGCACCAGCACCGGCACCGTGCATTACCACTTCCCGGCGAAGAACGGCGCCCTGCGCGCCGCGCTCAGCTACTGCGCCGACCGGCTGCACGCCCGGCTGCGGAGCGAGTTCGAGCAGGTCGGCGACCCCGTGGAGATGCTGCGCAGGCTGGTCGAGGTCCAACTGCCCAGCAGCAGGGAGGATATCGACGAGTGGTCGGTGTGGATCCAGTCGTGGACGGCCGCCATGCTGGAGCCCTCGCTGCGCGACGCACAGCGGGCGGCCTACTCGCGCTGGCGTGAGACCGTTCTGAGCCTCATCCGGCACTGTCAGCGTGAGGGCCTGGCACCCGATGCCGACCCTGAAGCCCTGACCAGCCGTTTCACCAGCCTGGTGGACGGGCTGGCGATCCAGATGCTGTCGGGCAGCGCCGAGATGCCGGTGGAGCGCATGCGCGAACTGCTCCTGGACGCCTTCGAACCGCACATCACACTGCGCCACTTCGGCTGA
- a CDS encoding amidohydrolase family protein, translated as MCAAHPLLPVRGCLCTNGQSGTDGKQASGLANDGQRDPSNGDQRNPVQERSGGQQGRGPAAGRGGGQGGVGRRGFLAKVGLTGAGGLLGASVAAGPSAAAEPPGNIHAGGAAYAAPAAAHSADARAGGTRTFRSDQLSGKRMLLVPELLLLADGPVRGQAVLVEAGKFREIGPAERLIAAHRDLHPVRLDGHLLMPGFIDAHHHLTQSFGKAKSFGQPSEIFKTVWEPLEHALDEDTAYLSTKLAALEALRGGFTTVADAGTRAPVDVGPLAKATEEAGIRCVLSKIVSDGKGGPEHLGRWGGHPLIHPSLAIAVPEDATAAVIKRTADMCAEAGAVFQIHVNEHLASVERSLKSVGRRPIDYLHHIGALGPHLLGAHATLTTPTEMRQLADSGAAISYNPVASAWKGNAVAQATMMAAMDVRFGTGTDGTRGDGFRLVDAAESAQRLTSGLATGDSSCGAGRLWLDHATRLSADAVGLSRVTGEIAVGKAADFLVVDVNVPELTPSYDLRWELVRLSNRDQITAVVVDGRLRLWDGWPQDWDGHALVARAAEVGPQVVRRAKLQVVKPT; from the coding sequence ATGTGCGCGGCACACCCGCTGCTGCCCGTGCGCGGATGCCTCTGTACGAACGGTCAGTCGGGCACGGACGGAAAGCAGGCGAGCGGGTTGGCGAACGACGGGCAGCGGGATCCCTCCAACGGGGACCAGCGGAATCCAGTACAGGAACGGTCCGGCGGGCAGCAGGGCCGGGGACCGGCCGCAGGGCGGGGCGGGGGCCAGGGCGGTGTCGGGCGGCGCGGGTTCCTCGCCAAGGTCGGACTGACCGGCGCGGGCGGGCTCCTCGGAGCGTCCGTGGCGGCCGGTCCGAGCGCCGCCGCCGAGCCTCCCGGCAACATCCACGCAGGGGGCGCGGCTTACGCCGCCCCCGCGGCGGCACACAGCGCGGACGCCCGGGCCGGCGGCACGCGCACGTTCCGGTCTGACCAGTTGTCGGGCAAGCGCATGCTGCTCGTACCCGAACTGCTGCTTCTCGCGGACGGGCCGGTACGGGGACAGGCCGTCCTGGTGGAGGCCGGGAAATTCCGGGAGATCGGTCCGGCCGAGCGGCTCATCGCCGCCCACCGGGACCTGCACCCCGTCCGTCTTGACGGGCACTTGCTGATGCCGGGCTTCATCGACGCCCACCACCATCTGACCCAGAGCTTCGGCAAGGCCAAGTCGTTCGGACAGCCTTCGGAGATCTTCAAGACCGTCTGGGAACCGCTGGAACACGCGCTGGACGAGGACACCGCCTACCTCTCGACGAAGCTGGCCGCGCTGGAAGCGCTGCGCGGCGGCTTCACCACCGTCGCGGACGCGGGGACCCGCGCCCCGGTCGATGTCGGGCCGCTGGCCAAGGCCACCGAGGAAGCCGGGATCCGCTGTGTGCTCTCCAAGATCGTCTCCGACGGGAAGGGCGGCCCCGAACACCTCGGACGGTGGGGCGGCCACCCGCTGATCCACCCCTCCCTGGCCATCGCCGTCCCCGAGGACGCGACGGCCGCGGTCATCAAGAGGACCGCGGACATGTGCGCGGAGGCCGGTGCGGTGTTCCAGATCCATGTCAACGAACATCTCGCCTCCGTGGAACGCTCGTTGAAGAGTGTGGGCCGGCGCCCCATCGACTACCTGCACCACATCGGCGCGCTCGGCCCGCACCTCCTCGGCGCGCACGCCACTCTGACCACCCCCACCGAGATGCGTCAGCTCGCGGACTCCGGCGCGGCCATCAGCTACAACCCGGTGGCCAGCGCCTGGAAGGGCAACGCCGTCGCGCAGGCAACCATGATGGCCGCGATGGACGTGCGGTTCGGTACGGGGACGGACGGCACCCGTGGCGACGGGTTCCGGCTGGTCGACGCGGCGGAGTCCGCGCAGCGGCTGACGTCCGGTCTGGCGACGGGAGACTCCTCGTGCGGCGCCGGACGGCTCTGGCTCGACCATGCCACGAGACTGAGTGCCGACGCCGTCGGGCTGAGCCGGGTGACCGGTGAGATCGCCGTCGGCAAGGCAGCGGACTTCCTCGTCGTGGACGTGAACGTCCCGGAACTCACGCCGTCGTACGACCTGCGCTGGGAGCTGGTCCGCCTCTCGAACCGGGACCAGATCACCGCGGTAGTCGTGGACGGCAGGCTGCGGCTGTGGGACGGCTGGCCGCAGGACTGGGACGGCCACGCGCTGGTGGCCCGAGCGGCCGAGGTGGGCCCCCAGGTCGTACGCCGGGCCAAGCTGCAGGTGGTCAAACCGACATAG